GAGAAATTTCCGGGCCATGTCCATTCCAACAAAATCGCTTTTTTCTTTGTAGGTTAAAAAAAGCTGATAGATGGCGTCGGCGGATTCCTCAGCAATGTCAGGTGTACGAAAACGCCAGTGAGGAAGAATTTCACTTTTATATGGCTCAACAAGGAGAACTCCTTGTTCTCCTTTTCCTACTCTATACTTTTCAGGATGTTTTCTAAAATCGATATGTTCAAAGTCAAGTGAATAATCAAATGCCACGGCTCTTCCCTCCTTTTTGATCTCTACCCTTTACAAATGAATGATAAAACTTTTCTTAAAGAAGTTTTTCACATGCAGGTGAGGGTAATAATAGGTGGATAAGTATGGTTAACTTTTTTCTTCATACTAAAAGAAGTCCGAACTTATTAAATCATGATATGGGAGATTTCGTTATGTCAATAAAGCTACAGCAAAATCGAATAAAAGCTAATTTTTGGATTACTCCTTCTATGTACGGAATTGTTGCTTTTGTTTTAGCCACTATTAGTACATTTTTAGATCGATATTTGACAGCTCACAAACAGTGGTTAAAGTTAGTTCCTTCCGTGTTTCTAACGGATAAAGAGCTTGCTCATACTATTTTAAGTTCAGTATCAAATTCCTTATTAACGATGACGACAATTACGTTTTCTTCTGTGTTAGTGGTACTGACTACGTTTGTAGGTCAGTTTTCTCCTAGAACGATTCAGAACTTTAATACAGATGCCAAAACTCAGCGCGTGCTTGGCACTTTTATCGGTGGATACGTATACGTGCTTGTAGTGCTCATTCAAGTTCGCAGCAACCAAGTCAGCAATACTTTTATTGTTCCTTCATTAGCCATCGTGGTAGCATTCATTTGCTTAGGGATGTTTGTGTTTTTGATTCACCACGTCATCAACTGGATTAAAGTCGGAAATTTAATTTCAAACATTGCCAAAAAAACGATGCTTACCATTGAAGAGAGACGGCTAGAACAACAAAAGCACCCCGAATCAAAGAATGAAATACAGGTTGATTTTGATAGTGAAAACACACTGCAAATTAAAAGTAACAGACAAGGATATATTCAATATATCGAACTCAACCATTTAACAGCACTAGCATCTAAATTAAATGTCATTGTTAAACTCGAAAAAGCACCCGGAGAGTATGTAGAAGCAGACACACCGTTATTAACTGTAATCACTCACAATCAATCGTTAGAACGTGAAAAATTTCTTCATTGCTTGTTTATTACAAATGACCAAGAATCAATCCAAGACGTAAAATTAGGTATTCAAAAACTAAGTGAAATTGCATTAAGAGCTATTTCACCAGCTATTAATGACCCTGAAACAGCTATTAACTGCATTGAACAGCTCACGCAAGTGTTTATCAAACTCGGACAAAGCTATTCTTCCTCTCCTTATTATTGCGATGAAGAAGGACGTATTCGAGTGCTGCTAGAAAAACCTTCTTTTACGGATTATTTGTACAAAGCGTTCTATCAAATTCGCCATTATGGAAAAGAAGATGTTTCCGTGATGTCTGCTGTCATTAAGGCATTAACTGTAATCGCTGAAACAAATCGCTCTGCCATCAAAAACGACGTGTGGGTTTTTTCTTCCTATATCGTAGAAGGACTGCAAAAGGAAGAGTGGCTTAAAATGGACAAAGAGTTTCTTAATCAGCTTCTCAAAAACCTTGCAAAAGCTTGTGAAAAAAAATGCGAGTCTATGTTGATAGAATAAAAACCAAAAAACGCCGCTCATCAACTGAGCGGCGTTTTCTTACGATATAAAGTGCTCTATCTCTTCTCTCTTTTTCACTATTATAAGTTTATCGTTATATGACGTACGAAGGATATGCAAAATTTCAGGTTTACTTTGCTTTTTGAAATCTGAATTCCACTGAAACATTTTAATAAAAATAGAAAACGTGGGTGCATAATTCGCTTTTTCGATTTTAGCTTTTTGCAGAACATACCTTTTGATAATCAACCATATTCTTTTTAGGTAATGGGTGTCGAGAAAAATAATAAGGTCAGCTTCATTAAAGCTTTCATTCACCCACGTATAGTGTACGCCTTCTATGATTCATCCTTGTGAAGCTGCAATATGATGTAAACACTTTTTTCTATCCGCTTCACTTCTTCTTTTATCTCCTTCATGTGTTCGTTCCCACATAATATTATCAAGTTCGTAGTGAGGAACTTCTAATCTATGGGATAACAAACGGGCTAGAGTCGTTTTTCCACTTCCAACGGATCCAACGATATGTATTTTTTTACATGAAGCGCTTTGAATACTTCATCTCCTCCTACTTCAAACCTGTTCTTTTACACATATTGTATCATTCAAGTTCTTTTTCTCTAATGCAAACCAAAACGTTTTATGCTAGTATTTTATGGTACTTGACTGACAAAAGGAGTGAAAACACAGTGCCTAAAACCCTTTTTGGAAAACTTACGCTGTTTTGGATTGGACTATTTTTATTAATTACAGGTCTATTTTTTTATTATAAATATACAAACCAAGGGTTTACAGCTGCAGATTTATTCTTTCGCGCCTCTCCTCCTTTAGCTACTATTGGCTTTCTTTTAAGCGCAGCCGGACTATATGAAGAACGAGGAAAAAACAAGCTAATTCCTCTCGTTGTACTCACCATTAGTTTTATCATGCTCTGCCAAGCAGGCTATCACTTTATCCATATGCATACTCCACCGCCGCGTCCCTGACTTTGTCTCATTCTCATTTATAAAAAAGCTCTTCGTTTAGTATATTAAACGAAGAGCTTTATTTTCTATTCAAATAAATGCACAAGCTTTTTTGTATAGGGATGCCTGTTTTTATCAAATAGCTTTGCACGGTCAAATTGATCGATAACCTCGCCTTGCTGCATAACCATCATGCGACTGCTCATAAATTTTACTGCTGCTAAATCATGCGAAATGAAAAGATAAGACAGCTGAAAAGTCTCCTGCAAATCTTTTAATAAATTTAAAATCTTTGCTTGTACCGTAACATCAAGGCTCGCTGTTGGTTCGTCTAACAGTATCAGAGACGGACCTACACTAATGGCACGCGCAATCGCTACACGCTGAAGCTGTCCTCCGCTGAGTTCATGAGGATAACTCAGGGCATATTCCGAGCTGAGTCCGACTTTTTCTAACAAATAAAAAGCGATTTCTTTTTCATTTCTGCTCACATGAGATAAAAATGAAGGAACGGTTCGCTGCTGTCGCAAAGGCTCGAGCAAAGAATCGATGATTTTCACTTTCGGATTAAAAGAAGCCGCGGGATTTTGAAAGACAACTTGCAGGCCCAAACGAGCTTGCTGCAGTTTTTTCCCTTTTAACCGGTGAAGAGGTTTCTC
The genomic region above belongs to Priestia megaterium and contains:
- a CDS encoding ABC transporter ATP-binding protein, yielding MKEKSILRVTQLVKQYKDVKALNNVSLHIDKGECVGIVGESGSGKSTLVKSVLRLIEIQQGEVWFAEKPLHRLKGKKLQQARLGLQVVFQNPAASFNPKVKIIDSLLEPLRQQRTVPSFLSHVSRNEKEIAFYLLEKVGLSSEYALSYPHELSGGQLQRVAIARAISVGPSLILLDEPTASLDVTVQAKILNLLKDLQETFQLSYLFISHDLAAVKFMSSRMMVMQQGEVIDQFDRAKLFDKNRHPYTKKLVHLFE
- a CDS encoding DUF4385 domain-containing protein, with the translated sequence MAFDYSLDFEHIDFRKHPEKYRVGKGEQGVLLVEPYKSEILPHWRFRTPDIAEESADAIYQLFLTYKEKSDFVGMDMARKFLQMGYTRSRRYANYKGGKKYNKDGERNERQIDEQKAESASIFMEKWKEVRENKEYLQMKKEHQKKYG
- a CDS encoding DUF2254 domain-containing protein, translating into MSIKLQQNRIKANFWITPSMYGIVAFVLATISTFLDRYLTAHKQWLKLVPSVFLTDKELAHTILSSVSNSLLTMTTITFSSVLVVLTTFVGQFSPRTIQNFNTDAKTQRVLGTFIGGYVYVLVVLIQVRSNQVSNTFIVPSLAIVVAFICLGMFVFLIHHVINWIKVGNLISNIAKKTMLTIEERRLEQQKHPESKNEIQVDFDSENTLQIKSNRQGYIQYIELNHLTALASKLNVIVKLEKAPGEYVEADTPLLTVITHNQSLEREKFLHCLFITNDQESIQDVKLGIQKLSEIALRAISPAINDPETAINCIEQLTQVFIKLGQSYSSSPYYCDEEGRIRVLLEKPSFTDYLYKAFYQIRHYGKEDVSVMSAVIKALTVIAETNRSAIKNDVWVFSSYIVEGLQKEEWLKMDKEFLNQLLKNLAKACEKKCESMLIE
- a CDS encoding shikimate kinase — its product is MQSASCKKIHIVGSVGSGKTTLARLLSHRLEVPHYELDNIMWERTHEGDKRRSEADRKKCLHHIAASQG